The genomic interval GTAGAGTATTGCTACATTATTCAGGTGAAGCTGCAGCAGATAATAGTTGGAGAATGTCGGAGGGAAGGGAATATGCGCAAGGTTTCACAATGCGTAACTAATTGAGCCTTGCAGCAGCTCTTGTGTTTGGGTTGGACAGATCTGGTCAGCAGAATATGCTGAGATGGCACAGAAAACTTCTGGTAGTGATTTCAATTTGCAGTCATACTTTAACTGCAGTGCTGCCCATGCTGTGTAAATAGCTGAGAGTGCACTGAGAGATGGTATTTGGCCCTGACAGTTTGAATGCTGCCTGGATTCATGCTGTTCTTGCAGCCTCCCCAGTGTTCAAAGAGGGTGAGGTAGAAGAAGCTGGCACATAGCTGCTCTTTCATTCTGCACTGACCTCAAATTTACCATTGAGCCATGCCTCAGAGTCTGAGTTTCTTTGTATTGCTGAACTTTCAGGCTCTTATGTATGTTTGTTTTAACATGTGATTGAACGTTAATTGATGCAGGGTTATCTCCATTAACTGAAAGGGTGGCTGATCAGTTCTTAGGCTGTGAACTATTTTGGCCTTATAGGAAATAACTGTAGCGCGAGGGGGGATCTAGTGTCATATCTGCCTCTCTAGCTTGGGCAAACTTACAGCATGCCTTACTTGGGAAAGTTTTTTATTGGACTCACTTCTTCCTGTAGTGCAGCACAATGATATAAAGTAGGAGCTGACAGAAGAGTAGACagtgctttttccttcttctgaaatCTGCCTGATTTTTCCCTAGATGTGACTGAGCAACTGCCTGGCTTTACCTGGTGCTTGGTGTTTTTACTTATAGCTAGTCAGGCTGTCTGAAGGTGTATATATGCAGGGCAGGGGTTTGGCAGAAGAGTTGGGCTTGTAAGTGAGGGGAAGGTAAGCCTTTGAAGAGAGATGGGTGAAGAGAAGGGGAGGTTACTTGTACGAGCTTTGTGCCAGCTCCTCGGAGCACAGATGAGCTCATGGGAATCCAGCTAGCTCAAATGTGGGAGGGCTGAAGCAGGTCTGAGCTATTTCCCCTCTGTACGTTCATGTGCAGCAGACATCTTTAAACTATTCTAATCTGACTATGGCTTTTTCAGTGCTGACAAATCTTGGCAGTTTGAGCAAAGGCTCCCACTTGTCAGTAGTTCAGAGCAAGTTTTGATTCCTCTTCTGTGGCTGGACGTGCCAGAGGGAAGGGTGGCAGCTTGGCGATGTGGTGCATTCTTGCTGGTGaaactcttcctttcccctctgttttcAGGTGATCTTTGCTTGTGAGAGCAGTGGTTCCCGACTCATGGCCTCCACAATGAGTACTGCTGTGTCGTGACACCAGGGGTCTCGGTGAGTTGCCTGTTGGAAAGGCAAGGGCCCGTAATGTCCCCGCTAGTGTGGATCCATCTCTTTGTCCCTGGAACTGAGGTTTAAAGTCATTTTAAGCTATCCTAATTGTGAGCTGCCACCCAATGGAATGAGGCTACTTTTCTCCTGGTCTCACATGCTCTTTTGAGCTTGTAGTGGCATTGATGTGGTTGCGTGGTCAACTAGATCAGGGGACTGATCCAACTCAGAAAagatttcttctgtttcctttggaTTAGTTCTCATGCAGATCTTTCCTTGGTCTGGTCAGGAGAGAGGTAGTGTGGGAATGAGTGAGACAATTGAACAGTCCCTTTTCCCTTCACCCCGCGTTTGCCTTACCTTAAAGCAGTCCTGAAACCATACCCTCAGATTTTGCATGCCAAAATGTCTTGAAAAGTGGCTTGACCATTCACTGTTGATAAATTTGAGAGCAATGGTAAGGGCTTGGCTATGGCAGGCAGACTCCAGCTGCATAAATACATTTCTCTAGAGATTTTTCCGTTATTGAACCCTCGGTTTCCTAGACATACCTATGTTAGAAATGCACCTAGAAAAATCATGAGACTTTCCATTTCACATTATAAAAGATAGTACGTTCCCAGTGTGCAGAAATgagaaggagaggaaggtgagTAGCCATTGTTCCACCAATGAATATATTGATATATTCTCTAAAGCTCTCTCTGGTCAGAAAGAGGAAATTTGAATTGAGATTGGAAAATACAGTTCTCTTGCAGAGGATATCAATTCTAATAGATTGAAGGAAAGTATAAAATACAGGGTTAAAAATTGGAGGCTTTTTAGGTTACCCTGTGAAGTACTTGAAAGTTTGGTAATGTCAGAAATACTGTGCAGCCAGTGTGATCTTAATTCCGTTCCTCTTCATGTTTTCCCCATTGCCCTGTGTGAGACTGGGAGTCTGAGAAAATTCTTTTCTTGTAATAAAAGGTAACATCATAATGCATAAATATCAAAAGTGGGAACGCAGAGGATGAAACAACTAGAATTCTGAAGTCTACCACACGGGCATCCACATCCCGCTTTTTAGCGTTGAGCTCTACTCATTATAATGctattgttccttttttcttttttacctgaaATTCACTGTATTTTCAGTCACACCTCCACCTTTAGTGAGGACTCCCTGGTGTCACTGAGGTCCACTGACTTTTACTGGTGCGTAAATCTCTTTTCAAAGGTGAAGTTGGGTGCTGTTGATAATggtagttttgttttcaaaaaagaaacaggagcagAATTTGTATGGAAAGTTGACAGGATGTAGATACTTGTGAAgatgttccctttctttctttaatatgACTATGTAGCACCAGGTTCAACTACTCCATGATGGAAATGACGATAGTAATAGAATAACTCAAAATTGTCCCCAAAATCAATGGGATAACCAGCTTATAGCCCCAAAGAGACATGTGGATTCTGTGGAGTGTGTGGCTCAGACTGGAGTTCATCTGATTGTGCCTAATAGGAGGCAGAACAAATGAGGCCTTTGTTGCAGAAATATCCCCCACATTAATAGGTTAGTGCAGCACAGTGGAGGTGAGAATAGGCAGCAGGATGATTCCTCTGGATCGTAGAGGAGACGGGTGATGGAGAGGACAGTTTCTGGAGATGCAGAGCTCCAGAGAAGAACTGCACTCTGGAGCACTGTCACACCAAACTACAGCAATGCAGGGTCACTGAACAAGGGTAGGAGCACAGCCTCACAACAAGGTCAGTTTGGGGAAGCGGAGAACCTTTAGAGCTGAACACAAGATAACTCTTTTTGGCTGGAGGGGGTCATGTAGCGACTAATGTTTCTTAATCCTCTGGTGTCAACGCATGAGCAAACCAATTTTTGCTCTCTAAATACAATTCAAACAGTAGTTTTTTCATAAAATTCAAGACACTTCCAGTCTGGtgagatttattttgtttcatttgataCACACAGGAAGAAACTGCTTCTTTGCTGCTGAGAAGGAATACCAGGAATATTTACATTTGAATAATATTTAACTAGCAATGCTTAATACATTAACAATAAATCTTGGTTAGATTCTAAATTAAGTGGATTTGCATCTGAGTAGGTGAGATGAACAGAAAAGATTCTGTTGAAATATAAACAAGACAGAAATTTGTTCCAAAATAATTTAGCCCAAAGGGCATAAACAGTAATATTCAATAATTTCCTCATCCCAAAACAGTTTTACGTTCCTTATTGCTAACATCACGCTTATTATTTCTTAGAAGGAAGCtcaaaagaaagattattttgtCCTTTTATAAAAGTCTATACTTTTGTATTACTTAAAATAGTTTGTACAGTGTTGCTAATTCAGATGGGCAGATCTCTAACGATGTGTCAGCCTTTCTAATAGGAGTAATGACTGTAGCCTCTCTCTGATATTTCAGAGTAATCACTGCATAGCTGGTTGCTTACAGGTGGttaggaaggctttttttttttttttttttccccctctccctttgaGCAACCCTTATCGCACATCATTGAACATATGTCTAGTTATATTGGACCAAGGGGACAGAAGGGATTTGAACGGAGTTTATGTTCCTAAGAAACATCAGATTATGGCCATTCACGGGGGAATTCTGGATAGCTAAGTCATGTTGGGGGTTTATAATGTTGGCTTCCTACTGACTTTCTGCGAGGTGTTTTCAAGCTGAGCACAGATCTGGAATTGAAGTGTCCAGATATGAGAAGGGTCCCTGCTTTGTTGACTCTGGTATGATTTGCTTTGGATGAAAGGAAGCTGGCCTCACTGCCTGTGAACGGAATGGCCAGCCAGGGCTCCCTCCGGTTTGAAATACATAGCTGTCTGTGTTCCAGCCATCTGAAAGCTCTTCTCCTTTGCCCTTTTAGTAATAGGGGAAGAATTGCCATTTACTGCTTCACGTTGGACAGATCTGCTTGGAAAGTTCCTCAcctgttttctgttctcttcttgtGGGGTGGTTTTAACAGGGTGCCCTGGAGATGCGAGACTTCccctgggcagcaggaggcaCACATCTAGAGAAtgctggagctgcaggagggaAGTGCCCAGTGCAAAACCAGAgaggagcaaagagaaaaaaggcaagcagACAGACAGCGTTGAGAGAAGCGGGTGGCAGAAAGCGCTTCAGAGCTGCCTGTGGCGGCAGGCTTCCCAGAGGAACTTGACGAGAGCCCATCTGCCTGCGTGTGAGACTGTGAGCTCAGGATTTCTGTCAATGCATTCCAGTAACCCCAAAGTGAGGAACTCCCCGTCAGGCAACACACAGAGGTAAGGAAAGGAGTCGGAAAGTGACCGGCTGTGCGTTGGTGCACGGTGctgtccctgctctgctgcagcattaGGCAAGGACTGATGCATGAGACTTACTGGTCCTCCTTTGCACTTCAGTCCGGCCTGCTGTGAGTAATTGAGCGCTGGCTGCACAGTGCTGAGGAGCCTCCACATTTGCTGGGTTCAGGATGAGCTGAAAGAGCTCTGCACCTGTGAGGTGCAGGTTCTCCATTCCTCCTCCCTTCCATCAGGGGTTTAAATAGGTTGCAGGACAGTGAACATGctggttttgtctgttttttccccttgtaattaTCTGTTTCCCCAAGGGGTAGTTGGACAGCAGAAGGTCTCACTGTCTGTGCTTTcacacaaaatgttttctttcgtATTATTTGCCTGAACAGCCTGGGGAACTGATCAGCTGTGCACTATCATTCAcctgccagggcagcaggtcAGCATCTCCCCTCTGCTaatttggaaggggaaaaaaaaaaggaagcaaagcagtGTTCAGGGACTTACAGTGGTGTGATGGACTGCATTCTCAGGCTGGATTATTTACTCCTAGAGGTCATCTGGAACTTAAGAGTAACTTGGAGGGAGTGCCTCTGAGTCAGATGTCTGGCCAAAAGAGGAAACAGCATATGCAAGTCCCATAGAGAGGATGCTAGCAAGCACTGTCTGTTGAAGTGATGGTGATGAtgggaaaacaaaatgcagaagatCCGCGTAGCAGTGAAGTGACTGGTGTGTGAGAAGAAAGGATGGCTAAAAAGTGTGTAAAACCCAGaggaagaaaatagttttaagatGCAATTGTCTGaatgggagagggaaggaaaggacatTGAATTTCCTTTGACCAATTAATGGAGCTTCTTGTGCCCCATTTTACAGGAGCGTGCAGGGAGATGGTATCCTTCTCTTTCCTTACTCAGAGGCAGGTTGTAGCTGGTTTAATTGTTTTCACGGTCAGAGGTTTGTGTTTCCCTGGCAGCTCGCCCCAATGTATGATGAATGCTGCAGTAATGCTGGGCTTTCCTTGTGCTCCCTGTAGAACTGGCTAgggaggagcagggggaagaggtagggtgggggggggggtctgctctGAGCAGTGCTGCACTGTATAATTCGGGTCTGGGAGAGTGGTGAGGTGAACTTTATTGTCCCTTGTTTGTTTACTCTGAGCTGGTCTTGGTGTGAGGCGCTTCTCTGTGCACATAGAAACCGTTGTCTTTATTGACAGAAGCCCCAGAGGTAGGTCCTCATGTGACAGCAGTTCCTGGGCTCTGGCAGGTCTGCAGCTTGCCCTAGTGCCTTCTTGAGCAATGAGATCCCATCTTGGATAATAACCCTTTCAGGGCATGTTCAAAAAAGCACGTGGATGACTCTGAGCTTGCAggcatttttttatttgtcaGCAATTGCCTTAGCTTGCAAAGGTGGCACTTggtgtttctgcttttctctaaTCTGTTCCCACGGGGTTGAATGATCCCACAATCTgatctgttacttttttttttcttttctctttttcctttgcccCCAGTAGCCCCAAATCAAAGCAGGAGGTGATGGTCCGTCCCCCCACAGTGATGTCCCCGTCTGGCAACCCCCAGCTGGATTCCAAATTTTCCAACCAGGGCAAACAGGGGGGCTCCACCAGCCaatcccagccctctccctgtgACCCCAAAAGTGGAGGTCACCCCCCCAAAGTACTCCCTGGCCCAGGTGGAAGCATGGGGCTGAAGAATGGGGCTGGAAATGGTGccaaggggaagggaaagagagagaggagcatTTCGGCAGATTCCTTCGAACAGAGGGATGCTGGGACTCCTAATGACGACCCTGAAATCAAAGGTATGTTTGCTAGAAGGATACATGTGCAAGTGCAGAGAACTGGTATGAGCCTTTCGTGAAATGAAGAATCTCTAGGCTATGCAAGTGTTAGCAAAACACTTATTTGTCTGTGGTTCTGTAAGTGCCAGCCAACGGAGTCTAAAGGTCTTGAGAGCAAGTGAAGAGGAGAAGTTTTCATAGCTGGCGTCAGTAAACGTGTCCATCCTGTTCATGTTCAGTTGAAGCGCAGCTCTCACTATGGTGGGAAAGTTCCCTTGTAACTCTGAAACACCCCCAGGGATTTGAAAATAGAAATGTAACCTGTTGGTTTCCTTCTGGCCTTTAGCCTTCCGGGATCTGCTCTGGTTGAGCTAGGGTTTTGAACAATATGCAGACCTGTTTTAACAAAACAGATACATACCTTGCAGTTCTCTGACAGGTAACACAAGCCAGAGCTGAGATTTCTGGGTTCTGTTTCTTGCTCCAGCGTTGTCCCAGTGAGGCAGTGCAGAAACAGACTAGATGTGCAGTCCTCCATCTTTCATTTGCAGCGCTTTATTGTCCATTTGTTAGGCCTTCTGGCTAAGgttgccaaagagaaaaaaagtaaagttttgcACAGTGTTTTCCTTGGACCcaaacatttttctatttcttccttttagtgTGTACTTTTTGTGCTATTCCACATGGCCATTAGGGAATGCAAAGGGATTAGCTCTGGGAACTGACTTTTGGGTTGGAATGGGACAAGATAAGCTTTCTCCCCGCAGTGCCTGAAGGATAACATGCCATTAGAGGGAAGATGCATGGTGTAACAGAAGAGCATCCTTTAGTAGTGGTTGGAGGGAAAAAGTGCTGACTGTTTTCCAAATGTGAGCCAAAGATGAGGTCTCTAAAGAGCTCCCAAGCTAGTgattcccctcttttccccttccttccccactcCAGACTGCAATTCTGCTGATCATGTGAAGTCCCAGGATTCTCAGCACACACCACACTCCATGACTCCTTCAAATGCTTCAGCCCCAAGGTCTTCCACACCTTCCCATGGCCTGACTGCTGCTTTGGAGCCAGCAAGTGGGCAGAAAACTCCATCCAAAGTGGTTTACGTCTTTTCTACTGAGATGGCCAACAAGTAAGTAGGTAGATGCTTGAATGTCTTCAGGGAGTGGGACTTGTGTTTGTGCTCCCTTTTTTATGAGACTCACAAGGGCATTTTCTCTATCAAgtgtttttctgtagaaaaaagtCATTACTAAGTATTTTGGGGAGGATGAAAAGGCTGGGGTGAAGAACGTCGCTGCTTCTTGTCCTCTAAGAAGTGATTATTTCTTCATCTTGAGCTGCATTTTGGCAAATGCTGATAGATACTGTTTCACAATCCATGCAGTGAATAGAGGCAGGGATGGCTTAAATGGAGACATGAGCCCTAAATGCTGATGAGCTTATAGatgtaagcattttcttttgctgctcaTCTGGAGTCAAATATGCATGGCTCTGTCTTTCTCCcttctgccagctgaaggagcGAAGGGAGGGTGGTTAGGAAAACTTCATTCTTAGCTTCAACTGGGTATgtgcatctgtctgtctgtctttgcagGGCTGCAGAAGCTGTGCTGAAGGGACAGGTGGAAACCATTGTGTCCTTTCATATCCAGAACATCTCAAACAGCAAGGCAGAACGAAACACTGTACCCTTGGTAGGGATTACCTGCATGTGGGTGGGAAGGGAAATGGTAAAtatgcttgtgtgtgtttgtgattcAGAGAGAGAGATGATTATTTATGCTCTGAAATAAATTTTAGGGTGGAAAAGAGAGAGCCAGTTGTTGTCCTAGACTTCTGTGAATAAATGGCTTGGATCAACCAAAGAAGAGTGAGTCCTGCAGTAATTAGGTGACCTATTTTTGACCTGTTGCTCATGCAGAGTTAGCACAGAAGCATAGGGTACCTGCTTTTGCTTGAGCAAAACAGATGTTTCTTCATGTCCAAGATGCTGCTCTGTAACTGTTGTGGGAATACTACCCTTCCTTGCAAAGCGTGGGCTAGCGAGGTTGAGGCAGGATCTTTCATGTGCACCTCTGCTTATGTGACATAGCTGTAAGAAGAGCAAGTGACAGCACGTGGCTTTGTCTTTCAGAACCCCCCGATCACTGCACTTCGGACTGAAGCCAAGCCCCTGCCGCAGCCGCAGCCTCCCACCGCCCAGGACCAGAACCCTCCGCAGAACGCCAAAATGCAGCCGACTCCACCCGTGTCAGCACCAGTATCCAAATCCACTGGCCCCCCGTGCCCCATAGATCAGGACAGTCCCAGCGTGGAAAGCAAAGTGATGTctgtgggcagccctgccaactctACCCCGTTGCAGACAGAAGGATTTGGGCAGAGTTCGACCCCCAATAATCGAGCAGTTAGCCCAGTCTCGCAAGGTAGCAATAGCTCTGCTGCAGACCCCAAAGGTCCTCCCCAGCAGGTGTCTGGTGGGGACCCATCCAGTTTGGGTGAGAATCCAGATGGACTGTCTCAGGAGCAGCTGGAACATCGAGAGCGCTCGTTGCAGACCCTGAGAGACATACAGCGCATGCTCTTCCCTGATGAGAAGGAATTTGCAGGAGGGCAAAGCGGGGGGCCACCCCCAAATTCTGGGGTGCTGGATGGTCCCCAAAAGAAACCTGAAGGGCCCATACAGGCCATGATGGCTCAATCCCAAAGTTTAGGCAAAGGGTCGGGGTCTCGGACAGATGGAGGGGCTCCGTTTGGCCCTCAAGGACACAGGGACATGCCCTTTTCCCCAGATGAAATGGGGCCACCACCCATGAACTCCCAGTCGGGACCCATAGGCCCAGACCACCTAGACCACATGACTCCTGAGCAGGTGGCCTGGCTCAAGCTGCAGCAGGAGTTTtatgaggagaagaggagaaagcaagagcAGGTTGTTGTGCAACAGTGTTCCCTGCAGGACATGATGGTCCATCAGCACGGGCCTCGCGGAGTGGTTCGAGGGCCTCCCCCTCCATACCAGATGACCCCTGGGGAAGGCTGGGGCCCTGGGGGTCCAGAGCCCTTCCCTGAAGGCATGAACATGTCACACTCTCTGCCCCCCAGAGGCATGGCCCCTCATCCCAACATGCCTGGGAGCCAGATGCGCCTGCCTGGTTTTGCAGGAATGATGAACCCTGACATGGAGGGCCCCAGTGTCCCAAATCCCGCCTCCAGACCTGGGCTTTCGGGGGTTAGCTGGCCAGATGATGTGCCAAAAATCCCAGATGGCCGAAACTTCCCTCCTGGCCAGGGTGTCTTCAGTGGCCCTGGCCGAGGGGAGAGATTCCCCAATCCGCAGGGCCTGCCCGAAGAGATCTATCAGCAGCAGTTGGCTGAGAAACAGATGGGCCTCCCTCCTGGCCTGAACATGGAAGGCATCAGGCCTGGCATGGAGTTAAACAGAATGATTCCCTCCCAGAGACACATGGAGCCTGGGAATAACCCCATCTTCCCTCGCATGCCAGTGGAAGGGCCTATGAGCCCCTCCAGGGGGGACTTCCCAAAAGGAATACCCCCACAAATGGGCTCTAGTAGGGAGCTGGAGTTTGGGATGGGCCCTGGCAGCATGAAGGGGGGGGACATGGCTATGAATGTCAGCATGGCCTCCAACCCACCCCTGGTACCTCAGAAGTTGAGGGAGGCAGGAGTGGGGCCCGAAGAGATGATGAAATTACGACCTGGTGTCTCGGAGATGCTCTCCTCCCAGCAGAAAATGGTGCCGTTGCCATTTGGAGAGCACCCCCAGCAGGAGTATGGCATGGGTCCCAGGCCTTTCCTTCCCATGTCTCAGGGCCCAGGAGTTGGTCTCCGAAATCTCAGAGAACAGATCGGGCCTGACCAAAGGACTAACAACCGGCTCAGCCACATGCCGCCACTACCTCTCAATCCCACCAGTAACCCGAATAGCCTCAACACTGCTCCCCCTGCACAGCGCAGCCTAGGCCGCAAGCCTTTGGATATCTCTGCAGCCGGTCAGGTGCATTCTCCAGGAATCAACCCCCTGAAGTCTCCCACAATGCGCCAGGTCCAGTCTCCCATGATGGGGTCTCCGTCGGGGAACCTCAAGTCTCCTCAGACGCCCTCCCAGCTGGCAGGAATGCTAGCAGGCCCCACtgccgcagctgctgctgcctccattAAGTCCCCTCCTGTTTTGgggtctgctgctgcttctcctgtccACCTCAAGTCTCCATCTCTCCCCGCACCTTCTCCGGGCTGGACTTCGTCTCCAAAGCCTCCTTTGCAGAGCCCTGGGATTCCCCCAAACCACAAGGCGTCTCTCACAATGTCTTCTCCAGCCATGTTGGGGAATGTGGAGTCAGGTCAGTGCCACCTCATTTTGCTAAATTTGGGTCTTTGGTTCATATCAGGTTACCTTGAAGTGTGCAGCAAGGTGAGAAGGTTTCTTGGAGGGCGACGGTGCAGCAAAGCAAGATGGCGCTTTCTCTGCCTGTTCTGAGGCAGGCTGTGTTGAGGCTCAGAGCTTGTTGGATATGTTAGCGGAGCAtaagtgtttttcttcctccttttatacTTGTGCGCTCACACCATACCCCCCCTGTGTCGCAGTGAGGTTAATTTGGAGGATGCAAAAGTGAAAGGGTGTGGTCAAGAGGTGGGAAAAAAGGTAGGACTGTTTTATTGGGAGAAAACAGTCTTCAGAGTGGTTCTTCTTGGCCACTCTGCCTCTAGCTCCTGATGGCTATAGCTTTGTGGAGAAGTTTCTGCTTATGTCATGgaagtgctttgaaataaaaGGCTCCTACAAATACATGCTGATCATAGGAGTTGTCACTGCCAATTATGTATCTAGGCTCAGGTAATAGTTAATGCTTTCCAGATTTACCACCACAGATGGGGAGGAGATGTACTAACATTTGTTCAGACTTTCACCATTTCAGAAATAGCTGAACAGCAAGTGGGTACTGTAATACGCTAGCAGGGCCCTGGTCTCCCTCTGGTAGCACACAAGGGCCAGGCTGTGTCATGGGACCTTGGTGTGCAGAGGCTGTGCCTGAGAGCACAGACTGCTTTTGAATCCTTCTGGTCTGCTTGGCCTTTCAGTAGCATGAgcatctcctccctccctctccctctcccaaatACTCCCGAGGCTTGTAGGGGATGAGGTTTGTCCCTCTGGCTGGGCTTGGACCACAGCGACCCTCTGGAGCTTTCCTGCCTGGGAAAATCTCCTTGTGGGGGATTTGgccagaggctgctgaagaggttTGCCCACGTTGCCCTCTAGTGCTGCTGGGGATAACAACGCTGCGGAGACTCCAGCGGAAACGCCCCGTGAGACAGGGAGGGCTGGATTGTAACTGAATTAGCAGCCTCTGAGGCAGTGGCGGTGGTAGGGAGGTAACCCCTTATGTGATTTAGCAGGATTGCCGGTTGGGTGCCTGTGCTGTGGTGTGTTTGGGCATGGAGCCTGGGTTTTAGCGTCCAGCATAGCTGCCAAGGCAATGCTCAGTGCGAGCCCCAGCTGCCAAAAATCTGAATCGAATGCTTTAGTCCACGCCTAACACCATGCTTAAACAACACCTTTATATGCAGCTCTTCCAAAGCGGAAGTGTTTTGGTGTTGAGGGATtttgtcttctctccttttttag from Struthio camelus isolate bStrCam1 chromosome 1, bStrCam1.hap1, whole genome shotgun sequence carries:
- the BCL9 gene encoding LOW QUALITY PROTEIN: B-cell CLL/lymphoma 9 protein (The sequence of the model RefSeq protein was modified relative to this genomic sequence to represent the inferred CDS: inserted 2 bases in 1 codon), which produces MLELQEGSAQXAKPERSKEKKGKQTDSVERSGWQKALQSCLWRQASQRNLTRAHLPACETVSSGFLSMHSSNPKVRNSPSGNTQSSPKSKQEVMVRPPTVMSPSGNPQLDSKFSNQGKQGGSTSQSQPSPCDPKSGGHPPKVLPGPGGSMGLKNGAGNGAKGKGKRERSISADSFEQRDAGTPNDDPEIKDCNSADHVKSQDSQHTPHSMTPSNASAPRSSTPSHGLTAALEPASGQKTPSKVVYVFSTEMANKAAEAVLKGQVETIVSFHIQNISNSKAERNTVPLNPPITALRTEAKPLPQPQPPTAQDQNPPQNAKMQPTPPVSAPVSKSTGPPCPIDQDSPSVESKVMSVGSPANSTPLQTEGFGQSSTPNNRAVSPVSQGSNSSAADPKGPPQQVSGGDPSSLGENPDGLSQEQLEHRERSLQTLRDIQRMLFPDEKEFAGGQSGGPPPNSGVLDGPQKKPEGPIQAMMAQSQSLGKGSGSRTDGGAPFGPQGHRDMPFSPDEMGPPPMNSQSGPIGPDHLDHMTPEQVAWLKLQQEFYEEKRRKQEQVVVQQCSLQDMMVHQHGPRGVVRGPPPPYQMTPGEGWGPGGPEPFPEGMNMSHSLPPRGMAPHPNMPGSQMRLPGFAGMMNPDMEGPSVPNPASRPGLSGVSWPDDVPKIPDGRNFPPGQGVFSGPGRGERFPNPQGLPEEIYQQQLAEKQMGLPPGLNMEGIRPGMELNRMIPSQRHMEPGNNPIFPRMPVEGPMSPSRGDFPKGIPPQMGSSRELEFGMGPGSMKGGDMAMNVSMASNPPLVPQKLREAGVGPEEMMKLRPGVSEMLSSQQKMVPLPFGEHPQQEYGMGPRPFLPMSQGPGVGLRNLREQIGPDQRTNNRLSHMPPLPLNPTSNPNSLNTAPPAQRSLGRKPLDISAAGQVHSPGINPLKSPTMRQVQSPMMGSPSGNLKSPQTPSQLAGMLAGPTAAAAAASIKSPPVLGSAAASPVHLKSPSLPAPSPGWTSSPKPPLQSPGIPPNHKASLTMSSPAMLGNVESGGPPPSTVSQSAPVTLPGNLPSSSPYTMPPEPTLSQNPLSIMMSRMSKFAMPSSTPLYHDAIKTVASSDDDSPPARSPNLPPMNSVPGMGINSQNPRISGPNPVGPMPTLSPMGMTQPLSHNNQMPSPNAMGPNIPPHGVPVGPGLMSHNPMMGHGSQDSPMVPQGRLGFPQGFPPVQSPPQQVPFPHNGPSGGQGNFPAGMGFHGEGPLGRPANLPQSSTDPALCKTGGPGGPDSFTVLGNNMPSVFTDPELQEVIRPGATGIPEFDLSRIIPSEKPSQTLQYFPRGEVPGRKQPQGPGPGFSHMQGMIGDQTPRMGLTLPGMGGPGPVGTPDIPLGTAPSMPGHNPMRPPAFLQQGMMGPHHRMMSPAQTAMPGQPALMSNPVAAVGMIPGKDRAPAGLYSHPGPVGSPGMMMSMQGMMGPQQNIMIPPQMRPRGMAADVGMGGFSQGPGNPGNMMF